In Streptomyces capitiformicae, one genomic interval encodes:
- a CDS encoding carbohydrate ABC transporter permease has product MASVQGARRPKAIKGTRGRGFALHASLMLGVLLSAFPFYWAIIMSTHTSTEIFSYPPKLLPGSHFLENTRSLFDNIDFFGSMLNSLLVAVSVTFLVLFFDSLAAFVFAKFQFPGRRLLFALMMMIFMVPAQLAAIPQFVIMAKIGWVGSMTALIVPAAANAFGIFWMRQYMKGAIHDELLDASKLDGAGFMRQYWHVALPVVRPGLAFLGIFTFMGQWNDYAWPLIVLTNPDNVTLQVALSQLNGVHGTTDYGMVMTGALLALIPLLIVFAIGAKQIIADLGKGAIR; this is encoded by the coding sequence ATGGCATCCGTCCAGGGCGCACGGCGCCCCAAGGCCATCAAGGGCACCCGCGGCAGAGGTTTTGCCCTGCACGCGTCGCTGATGCTCGGCGTACTGCTGTCGGCGTTCCCGTTCTACTGGGCGATCATCATGTCGACCCACACGTCGACGGAGATCTTCTCGTATCCGCCGAAGCTGCTGCCGGGCTCGCACTTCCTGGAGAACACGCGCAGCCTCTTCGACAACATCGACTTCTTCGGTTCGATGCTGAACTCGCTGCTCGTGGCCGTCTCGGTGACGTTCCTCGTACTGTTCTTCGACTCACTGGCCGCGTTCGTCTTCGCCAAGTTCCAGTTCCCCGGGCGGCGGCTGCTGTTCGCCCTCATGATGATGATCTTCATGGTTCCGGCGCAGCTCGCGGCGATCCCGCAGTTCGTGATCATGGCGAAGATCGGCTGGGTCGGTTCGATGACCGCGCTGATCGTGCCGGCGGCGGCCAACGCGTTCGGTATCTTCTGGATGCGCCAGTACATGAAGGGCGCGATCCACGACGAACTGCTGGACGCCTCGAAGCTGGACGGCGCCGGGTTCATGCGCCAGTACTGGCACGTGGCGCTCCCGGTGGTGCGGCCGGGGCTCGCCTTCCTCGGCATCTTCACCTTCATGGGCCAGTGGAACGACTACGCCTGGCCGTTGATCGTCCTCACCAACCCGGACAACGTGACCCTCCAGGTCGCGCTGTCCCAGCTCAACGGCGTCCACGGCACGACGGACTACGGGATGGTCATGACGGGCGCGCTCCTCGCCCTGATCCCGCTGTTGATCGTCTTCGCCATCGGCGCCAAACAGATCATCGCCGACCTCGGCAAGGGAGCCATTCGCTGA
- a CDS encoding carbohydrate ABC transporter permease — protein sequence MATVPALEKPPVVVVEAPVEAPKKGILSYWRLYAAISPFYLLFLAFGLIPVGFSLYVSFHRWDGLGSMEWAGLSQYQYLLSDSDFWGSVGNTIVIWALATFPMIFLALVTAVMLNSAVRFKNLYRFAYFLPNVTSVVAVAIIFGSVFSTNFGLVNALLQAVGLDQVAWLNTPWGIKVSIATLMTWQWTGYNAIIFLAGLQTIPSDLYEAARMDGAGPVQTFFRITLPLMRPVLLFVLVVSTVTGLQSFSEPQILLQTTANESTFSGGPDHAGRTMVLYFFQQTFDNNDFGYGAAVAWGIFLVVVLFSIINWRLVQRRREE from the coding sequence ATGGCCACCGTCCCCGCGCTGGAGAAGCCCCCGGTCGTCGTGGTCGAAGCCCCGGTCGAGGCCCCGAAGAAGGGCATCCTCAGCTACTGGCGGCTCTACGCCGCGATTTCCCCCTTCTATCTGCTCTTCCTCGCCTTCGGCCTGATCCCCGTCGGCTTCTCGCTCTACGTCTCCTTCCACCGGTGGGACGGTCTCGGCTCGATGGAGTGGGCGGGGCTGTCGCAGTACCAGTACCTGCTGAGCGACAGCGACTTCTGGGGCTCGGTCGGGAACACGATCGTCATCTGGGCGCTGGCGACCTTCCCGATGATCTTCCTGGCGCTGGTCACGGCCGTGATGCTCAACTCGGCGGTGCGGTTCAAGAACCTCTACCGGTTCGCGTACTTCCTGCCGAACGTGACCTCGGTGGTCGCGGTGGCCATCATCTTCGGATCGGTGTTCTCCACCAACTTCGGTCTGGTGAACGCCCTGCTGCAGGCGGTCGGTCTCGACCAGGTGGCGTGGCTGAACACCCCGTGGGGCATCAAGGTCTCCATCGCCACCCTGATGACCTGGCAGTGGACCGGCTACAACGCGATCATCTTCCTCGCCGGGCTCCAGACGATCCCGAGCGATCTGTACGAGGCGGCGCGGATGGACGGCGCCGGGCCGGTGCAGACGTTCTTCCGGATCACGCTTCCGCTGATGCGGCCGGTGCTGCTGTTCGTGCTCGTGGTTTCCACGGTCACGGGTCTGCAGAGCTTCTCCGAGCCGCAGATCCTGCTGCAGACCACGGCCAACGAGTCGACGTTCTCGGGCGGTCCCGACCACGCCGGCCGGACGATGGTCCTCTACTTCTTCCAGCAGACCTTCGACAACAACGACTTCGGCTACGGCGCCGCCGTGGCGTGGGGCATCTTCCTCGTCGTCGTCCTCTTCTCGATCATCAACTGGCGGCTGGTGCAGCGCCGGCGCGAAGAATAG
- a CDS encoding extracellular solute-binding protein → MRLSRRGLLHAGLAGTAATALGGLTSGCAVPYGSSGRNMVLWYWSGGLSDTVVKKATARYGSAVDLKPIQIGGYYRSKLITTMTGRSHVPDIAGLKGEDMASYLPNAGQFVDLRTLGAEKLKGQYLDWKWQQGIAEDGSMVGFPIDCGPVVHYYQAAVYEKAGLAYEPDDVSREMDTWEKFFAAGEQLKKRVPGAFLLVDASAVFENSVGQSTKRYVDKDRNFIGDEEHIRTAWDRAVEAKRRGLVSSIVNGTPDFNAATEKGLLPTQLGASWAAGDLKLGLPKTKGQWRVAAMPGGAANNGGSFLSITKACREPEQAFEIIGWILNADNQAQGFVDAGLFPSTPASYEMKKLREPDPFFGDQITMDVFGPAAEKIPVSFNSPFDVALGQPIKDEIKNVGVLGKDPRKAWSDAMSKCRRIAKHLGVTY, encoded by the coding sequence GTGCGGCTCTCACGAAGAGGCCTGCTGCACGCGGGCCTGGCCGGTACGGCCGCCACGGCGCTCGGCGGCCTCACGTCCGGCTGCGCCGTCCCGTACGGCTCCAGTGGCCGGAACATGGTCCTGTGGTACTGGAGCGGCGGGCTGAGCGACACCGTCGTGAAGAAGGCCACGGCTCGCTACGGCAGCGCCGTCGACCTCAAGCCCATCCAGATCGGCGGCTACTACCGCTCCAAGCTGATCACCACGATGACGGGGCGCTCCCATGTCCCCGACATCGCCGGTCTCAAGGGCGAGGACATGGCCTCGTACCTGCCGAACGCGGGCCAGTTCGTGGACCTGCGCACGCTCGGCGCGGAGAAGCTCAAGGGCCAGTACCTGGACTGGAAGTGGCAGCAGGGCATCGCCGAGGACGGCTCGATGGTGGGATTCCCCATCGACTGCGGTCCGGTGGTGCACTACTACCAGGCCGCGGTGTACGAGAAGGCGGGGCTGGCGTACGAGCCCGACGACGTGTCGCGCGAGATGGACACGTGGGAGAAGTTCTTCGCCGCCGGTGAGCAGCTGAAGAAGCGGGTGCCCGGCGCGTTCCTGCTCGTCGACGCGAGCGCCGTGTTCGAGAACTCCGTCGGGCAGAGCACCAAGCGGTACGTCGACAAGGACCGGAACTTCATCGGCGACGAGGAGCACATCCGCACCGCCTGGGACCGGGCCGTCGAGGCGAAGCGGCGCGGCCTCGTCTCCAGCATCGTCAACGGCACCCCGGACTTCAACGCGGCCACCGAGAAGGGCCTGTTGCCCACCCAGCTGGGTGCCTCGTGGGCTGCGGGCGACCTCAAGCTGGGTCTGCCGAAGACCAAGGGCCAGTGGCGGGTGGCCGCGATGCCGGGCGGGGCGGCCAACAACGGTGGCTCGTTCCTCTCGATCACCAAGGCCTGCCGGGAGCCTGAGCAGGCGTTCGAGATCATCGGCTGGATCCTCAACGCGGACAACCAGGCCCAGGGCTTCGTGGACGCCGGGCTCTTCCCGTCCACCCCCGCCTCGTACGAGATGAAGAAGCTGCGCGAGCCGGACCCGTTCTTCGGTGACCAGATCACGATGGATGTCTTCGGGCCGGCCGCCGAGAAGATCCCGGTCTCGTTCAACAGCCCGTTCGACGTGGCGCTCGGGCAGCCCATCAAGGACGAGATCAAGAACGTCGGCGTCCTGGGCAAGGACCCGAGGAAGGCCTGGAGTGACGCCATGAGCAAGTGTCGCCGCATCGCGAAGCACCTGGGGGTGACCTACTGA
- a CDS encoding carbohydrate kinase family protein, which yields MDDDRPDVLLTGLLFYDLVLTGLGRPPTPGEEIWTDGMGCGPGGIANLAVAAARFGLNTSLATVFGDDHYGAYCRDVLAGQEGLDLSLSRTADGWHTPVTVSLAYGNDRALVTHGQEPPHSQDELMRTPPEARTALVHIEAEPREWLAKAAANGTHIYADVGWDPTQQWSRDLLDQLALCHAFLPNETEAMAYTRTDSAVAALGTLSELVPVAVVTRGGEGAIAVDQTTGEYAEVPALDVDVLDATGAGDVFGASFVAASLGGWPLVERLRFAVLAAGLSVGHHGGGLAAPGWYGVHQWWYAQTDPEVRRAYDFLADRLPSDPGPPVRYAPVTPPNLTPR from the coding sequence GTGGACGACGACCGGCCCGACGTGCTGCTGACCGGGCTGCTCTTCTACGACCTCGTCCTCACGGGGTTGGGAAGGCCACCCACGCCAGGCGAGGAGATCTGGACCGACGGCATGGGCTGCGGCCCGGGCGGCATCGCCAACCTGGCGGTCGCCGCCGCCCGCTTCGGCCTGAACACCTCCCTGGCCACGGTCTTCGGCGACGACCACTACGGCGCGTACTGCCGTGACGTCCTCGCCGGCCAGGAGGGCCTGGACCTCTCCCTCTCGCGCACCGCGGACGGCTGGCACACCCCCGTCACCGTCTCGCTCGCGTACGGCAATGACCGCGCCCTGGTCACCCACGGGCAGGAGCCGCCGCACTCACAGGACGAGCTGATGCGCACCCCGCCGGAGGCGCGCACGGCGCTCGTACACATCGAGGCCGAGCCGCGCGAGTGGCTCGCCAAGGCCGCCGCGAACGGCACGCACATCTACGCGGACGTCGGCTGGGACCCCACCCAGCAGTGGTCCCGCGACCTCCTGGACCAGCTCGCCCTGTGCCACGCCTTCCTCCCCAATGAGACCGAGGCGATGGCGTACACCCGTACCGACAGCGCGGTCGCGGCGCTCGGCACACTGAGCGAGCTGGTTCCGGTGGCCGTGGTCACCCGCGGCGGCGAGGGCGCGATCGCCGTGGACCAGACGACCGGCGAGTACGCCGAGGTCCCCGCCCTCGACGTCGACGTGCTCGACGCGACGGGCGCCGGTGATGTCTTCGGCGCGAGCTTCGTCGCGGCCTCCCTCGGCGGCTGGCCCCTGGTGGAGCGGCTGCGATTCGCCGTGCTGGCCGCCGGACTCTCCGTGGGCCACCACGGCGGAGGCCTGGCCGCACCGGGCTGGTACGGCGTCCATCAGTGGTGGTACGCCCAGACCGACCCCGAGGTCCGGCGCGCCTACGACTTCCTCGCCGACCGGCTGCCGAGCGACCCGGGCCCGCCGGTGCGGTACGCCCCGGTCACTCCCCCGAACCTCACCCCCCGCTGA
- a CDS encoding DeoR/GlpR family DNA-binding transcription regulator: MLAERRHQLILRALRSGGPAAVTDLSEQLGVSPATIRRDLVRLEEEGLLTRVHGGAVVEEGDQPFAEVAEVRVAEKDAIAAKAASMVRDGQSVLLDIGTTAYRLARQLHGRRLTVITSNLVVYEELADDEGIELVLLGGMVRREYRSLVGFLTEDNLRQLHADWLFLGTSGVRPGGQVMDTTVVEVPVKRAMIKASDRVVLLADSAKFPGTGMARVCGPGELDVVVTNDPADQATCSSLEEAGVEVVKA; the protein is encoded by the coding sequence GTGCTGGCAGAACGACGACACCAACTCATCCTGCGGGCCCTGAGATCAGGCGGCCCCGCAGCCGTGACCGATCTCTCCGAGCAGCTCGGTGTAAGCCCCGCCACGATCAGGCGTGACCTGGTCAGACTGGAGGAGGAGGGGCTGCTCACGCGTGTGCACGGCGGCGCGGTCGTGGAGGAGGGCGACCAGCCCTTCGCCGAGGTGGCCGAGGTGCGGGTGGCCGAGAAGGACGCGATAGCGGCGAAGGCCGCGTCGATGGTCCGCGACGGCCAGTCCGTCCTGCTCGACATCGGGACCACCGCCTACCGCCTGGCCCGGCAGCTGCACGGCCGCCGCCTCACCGTGATCACCAGCAACCTGGTGGTCTATGAGGAGCTCGCCGACGACGAGGGCATCGAGCTGGTGCTGCTCGGCGGCATGGTCCGCCGCGAGTACCGTTCCCTCGTCGGCTTCCTCACAGAGGACAACCTCCGTCAGCTCCACGCCGACTGGCTGTTCCTCGGCACCAGCGGAGTGCGGCCCGGCGGCCAGGTGATGGACACGACCGTCGTCGAGGTCCCCGTGAAAAGGGCGATGATCAAGGCCAGCGACAGGGTCGTCCTGCTCGCCGACTCCGCCAAGTTTCCCGGTACGGGGATGGCGCGGGTCTGCGGTCCCGGGGAACTCGACGTGGTGGTGACCAACGATCCCGCCGACCAGGCGACATGTTCGTCGCTGGAGGAGGCCGGGGTGGAGGTCGTGAAGGCATGA
- a CDS encoding 6-phospho-beta-glucosidase — MKLTILGGGGFRVPLVYGALLGDRAEGRVTQVVLHDLDAERLSAVTRVLAEQAADVPDAPEVTATTDLDEALTGADFIFSAIRVGGLEGRANDERVALAEGVLGQETVGAGGIAYGLRTVPVAVDIAQRVARLAPDAWVINFTNPAGLVTEAMSRHLGDRVIGICDSPVGLGRRIARVLGVTNPGEAWIDYVGLNHLGWVRGLRVAGRDELPRLLADRDLLGSFEEGKLFGVDWLQSLGAIPNEYLHYYYFNREAVRAYQQAEKTRGAFLKDQQAQFYEEMRRPDAHALKAWDRTRAEREATYMSENRETAGAGERDADDLSGGYEKVALALMRAIARDERTTLILNVRNKGTLSVLDTEAVIEVPCLVDANGAHPVAVDPLPDHATGLVCAVKAVEREVLAAAESGARATAVKAFALHPLVDSVNVARRLVEGYTAVHPGLGYLQ, encoded by the coding sequence GTGAAGCTGACGATTCTGGGCGGCGGAGGATTCCGGGTGCCCCTCGTGTACGGGGCGCTCCTCGGGGACCGTGCCGAGGGCCGGGTCACCCAAGTCGTCCTGCACGACCTGGACGCCGAGCGGCTCTCCGCCGTCACCCGCGTCCTCGCCGAGCAGGCGGCCGACGTGCCCGATGCCCCCGAGGTGACCGCCACCACCGACCTCGACGAGGCCCTCACCGGCGCCGACTTCATCTTCTCCGCGATCCGTGTCGGCGGCCTGGAGGGCCGGGCCAACGACGAGCGGGTGGCCCTCGCGGAAGGCGTGCTCGGCCAGGAGACCGTGGGCGCGGGAGGCATCGCGTACGGCCTGCGCACGGTGCCCGTGGCGGTCGACATCGCCCAGCGAGTCGCTCGACTCGCTCCCGACGCCTGGGTCATCAACTTCACCAACCCGGCAGGACTCGTCACCGAGGCCATGTCCCGCCACCTCGGCGACCGCGTCATCGGCATCTGCGACTCACCGGTCGGCCTCGGCCGCCGTATCGCCCGCGTGCTCGGCGTGACCAACCCGGGCGAGGCCTGGATCGACTACGTCGGCCTCAACCACCTCGGCTGGGTCCGCGGCCTGCGCGTCGCCGGCCGCGACGAACTCCCCCGCCTGCTCGCCGACCGCGACCTCCTCGGCTCCTTCGAGGAGGGCAAGCTCTTCGGCGTGGACTGGCTCCAGTCCCTCGGCGCCATCCCCAACGAGTACCTGCACTACTACTACTTCAACCGCGAAGCCGTCCGCGCCTACCAGCAGGCCGAGAAGACCCGCGGCGCCTTCCTCAAGGACCAGCAGGCGCAGTTCTACGAGGAGATGCGGCGCCCCGACGCCCACGCCCTGAAGGCATGGGACCGCACCCGCGCCGAGCGCGAGGCCACCTACATGTCGGAGAACCGGGAGACCGCGGGCGCCGGCGAACGCGACGCCGACGACCTCTCCGGCGGCTACGAGAAGGTCGCCCTCGCCCTGATGCGGGCCATCGCCCGCGACGAGCGCACCACCCTCATCCTCAACGTCCGCAACAAGGGCACCCTCTCCGTCCTCGACACCGAGGCCGTCATCGAGGTGCCCTGCCTGGTCGACGCCAACGGCGCCCACCCGGTCGCCGTCGACCCGCTGCCCGACCACGCCACCGGCCTGGTCTGCGCGGTCAAGGCCGTCGAACGCGAGGTCCTGGCCGCCGCCGAGTCGGGTGCGCGTGCGACCGCCGTGAAGGCCTTCGCCCTGCACCCCCTGGTCGACTCGGTGAACGTGGCACGCCGCCTCGTCGAGGGCTACACGGCGGTGCACCCCGGCCTCGGGTACCTGCAGTAG
- a CDS encoding alpha-mannosidase: protein MHDERRRIEERVERVHTQRIKPAIYAASVPFQVEAWQAPGEPVPFEEAAAASYTPFAMDTPWGPPWGTTWFRMHGQVPAEWAGRRVEAVIDLGFVGDWPGNQAEALVHLTDGTPLKAVNPLNQYVPIGNPVSGGETIDYLVEAASNPDILADNFSKITPLGDILTAGDKPLYTFQRADIAVLDEEVFHLDLDLQVLRELMVHLGEHEPRRHEILHALDRAMDAVDLDDVSGSATAVRAILAPVLAKPAHASAHVVSGVGHAHIDSAWLWPIRETKRKTSRTFSNVTALADEYEDFIFACSQAQQYEWVRDNYPHVWERIKKAVEKGQWAPVGGMWVESDGNLPGGEAIARQLVHGKRFFIEHFGIETKGVWLPDSFGYNASYPQLAKLAGNEWFLTQKISWNQTNTFPHHTFWWEGIDGTRIFTHFPPVDTYNARFSGEEMARAVRNYAEKGAGTRSLAPFGWGDGGGGPTREIMERARRLADLEGSAKVVVEHPDEFFAKAREEYEDAPVWNGELYLELHRATYTSQARTKQGNRRSEHRLREAELWATTAALHAPGYSYPYEKLDRLWKTVLLHQFHDILPGSSIAWVHREAEAEYARVAKELEELTAAAVAALGAGDTRVFNTSPRDRAEVVRTPADALAYVQVPANGSAPLTPTEPPHPVTVSGRVLDNGLVRVEIAEDGTLASVRDLKADREVLGDKGNLLRLHTDLPNYWDAWDVDKHYKNRYTDLLEADSVTVVEEDPLRGAIRVERSFGKGSRITQTITLRAGSPRIDFETDIDWHEAEKFLKAGFPIDVRAPHSSAEIQFGHIQRPTHTNTSWEAARFEVSGHRWVHVAEPGYGVAVINDSTYGHDVSRTVREDGGTTTTVRLSLVRAPRIPDPEADQGKHRLTYSLLPGATIEDAVAEGYALNLPLRVADAAGAPDPVVSVDGEGVTVEAVKLADDESGDVVVRLYESRGGRAQGVLRTGFPLAGAQITDLLERPLSEAATDGDGVPVTLRPFEVKTLRLAVGQS from the coding sequence ATGCACGACGAACGCCGCCGCATCGAGGAACGCGTCGAGCGCGTCCACACCCAGCGCATCAAGCCCGCGATCTACGCGGCCTCCGTGCCCTTCCAGGTCGAGGCCTGGCAGGCGCCCGGCGAGCCCGTGCCCTTCGAGGAGGCCGCGGCCGCCTCGTACACGCCCTTCGCCATGGACACACCATGGGGCCCGCCGTGGGGCACGACCTGGTTCCGGATGCACGGCCAGGTGCCCGCCGAGTGGGCCGGCCGCCGTGTCGAGGCCGTCATCGACCTCGGCTTCGTCGGCGACTGGCCAGGCAACCAGGCCGAGGCCCTCGTCCACCTCACCGACGGCACCCCCCTGAAGGCGGTCAACCCGCTCAACCAGTACGTGCCGATCGGCAACCCGGTCAGCGGCGGCGAGACCATCGACTACCTGGTCGAGGCGGCCTCCAACCCCGACATCCTCGCCGACAACTTCTCGAAGATCACACCGCTGGGCGACATCCTGACGGCCGGCGACAAGCCGCTGTACACGTTCCAGCGCGCCGACATCGCCGTCCTCGACGAGGAGGTCTTCCACCTCGACCTGGACCTCCAGGTACTGCGCGAGCTGATGGTCCACCTCGGCGAGCACGAGCCCCGCCGCCACGAGATCCTGCACGCCCTGGACCGGGCCATGGACGCCGTCGACCTCGACGACGTCTCCGGCAGCGCCACCGCCGTCCGCGCGATCCTGGCCCCCGTCCTCGCCAAGCCCGCCCACGCGAGCGCGCATGTGGTGTCCGGTGTGGGCCACGCGCACATCGACTCCGCCTGGCTGTGGCCCATCCGCGAGACCAAGCGCAAGACGTCCCGTACGTTCTCCAACGTCACCGCGCTCGCCGACGAGTACGAGGACTTCATCTTCGCCTGCTCCCAGGCCCAGCAGTACGAGTGGGTGCGCGACAACTACCCGCACGTCTGGGAACGGATCAAGAAGGCCGTCGAGAAGGGCCAGTGGGCCCCCGTCGGCGGCATGTGGGTCGAGTCCGACGGCAACCTGCCCGGCGGCGAGGCCATCGCCCGCCAGCTCGTCCACGGCAAGCGGTTCTTCATCGAGCACTTCGGCATCGAGACCAAGGGCGTCTGGCTGCCGGACTCCTTCGGCTACAACGCCTCCTACCCGCAGCTCGCCAAGCTCGCCGGCAACGAGTGGTTCCTCACCCAGAAGATCTCCTGGAACCAGACCAACACGTTCCCCCACCACACCTTCTGGTGGGAGGGCATCGACGGCACCCGCATCTTCACCCACTTCCCGCCCGTCGACACCTACAACGCCCGCTTCAGCGGCGAGGAGATGGCCCGCGCCGTCCGCAACTACGCCGAGAAGGGCGCCGGCACCCGCTCCCTCGCCCCCTTCGGCTGGGGCGACGGCGGCGGCGGCCCCACCCGCGAGATCATGGAGCGGGCGAGGCGTCTGGCCGACCTGGAGGGCTCGGCGAAGGTCGTGGTCGAGCACCCCGACGAGTTCTTCGCCAAGGCCCGCGAGGAGTACGAGGACGCCCCCGTCTGGAACGGCGAGCTCTACCTGGAACTCCACCGCGCCACGTACACCTCCCAGGCCCGCACCAAGCAGGGCAACCGGCGGTCCGAACACCGCTTGCGCGAGGCCGAGCTGTGGGCGACCACGGCCGCGCTGCACGCACCGGGCTACTCGTACCCGTACGAGAAGCTCGACCGCCTCTGGAAGACGGTCCTCCTTCACCAGTTCCACGACATCCTGCCGGGGTCCTCGATCGCTTGGGTGCACCGCGAGGCAGAGGCGGAGTACGCACGGGTGGCGAAGGAACTGGAGGAGCTGACGGCGGCAGCGGTCGCGGCTCTCGGTGCCGGTGACACACGTGTCTTCAACACCAGCCCGCGCGACCGTGCCGAGGTGGTACGTACGCCTGCGGACGCACTGGCGTACGTACAGGTTCCCGCCAACGGCAGCGCACCCCTCACCCCCACCGAACCCCCGCACCCGGTCACCGTCTCCGGCCGTGTCCTCGACAACGGCCTGGTCCGAGTCGAGATCGCCGAGGACGGAACCCTCGCCTCGGTCCGCGACCTGAAGGCCGACCGCGAAGTCCTCGGCGACAAGGGCAACCTCCTCCGCCTCCACACCGACCTCCCCAACTACTGGGACGCCTGGGACGTCGACAAGCACTACAAGAACCGCTACACGGACCTGCTGGAGGCGGACTCCGTCACCGTGGTCGAGGAGGACCCGCTCCGAGGCGCCATCCGCGTAGAGCGATCGTTCGGCAAGGGCTCAAGGATCACCCAGACGATCACCCTGCGCGCCGGCAGCCCCCGTATCGACTTCGAGACGGACATCGACTGGCACGAGGCGGAGAAGTTCCTCAAGGCCGGCTTCCCGATCGACGTCCGTGCCCCGCACTCCTCCGCCGAGATCCAGTTCGGCCACATCCAGCGCCCCACCCACACGAACACCAGCTGGGAGGCGGCCCGCTTCGAGGTGTCGGGCCACCGCTGGGTGCACGTGGCCGAGCCCGGCTACGGCGTCGCGGTGATCAACGACTCCACCTACGGCCACGACGTCTCCCGCACGGTCCGCGAGGACGGCGGTACGACCACCACGGTCCGCCTCAGCCTGGTCCGCGCCCCGCGCATCCCGGACCCCGAGGCCGACCAGGGCAAGCACCGCCTCACCTACTCCCTCCTCCCGGGCGCGACCATCGAGGACGCCGTCGCCGAGGGCTACGCGCTCAACCTGCCGCTGCGCGTCGCGGACGCGGCGGGCGCACCCGATCCGGTCGTCTCCGTGGACGGCGAGGGCGTGACGGTCGAGGCGGTCAAGCTGGCCGACGACGAGTCCGGCGACGTCGTCGTCCGGCTGTACGAGTCGCGCGGCGGCCGGGCCCAGGGCGTTCTGCGTACCGGATTCCCGCTCGCCGGGGCCCAGATCACCGACCTGCTGGAGCGCCCCCTGTCGGAGGCGGCCACGGACGGCGACGGTGTTCCCGTGACCCTGAGGCCATTCGAGGTGAAAACGTTGCGTCTGGCGGTGGGGCAGTCGTGA
- a CDS encoding sulfotransferase family protein, whose protein sequence is MRDPRMSAIGKGLRRRGRLIAEAVSPPKKPLNAVPAPRTEAGAEEPKYVAPRAPRLVESPVFVLSSVRSGSTLLRVILNSHSQIRAPHEMHLRTVHVHLSRDFTAPAMQALELDKTELEHVLWDRILHLELSRSGKRIIVDKTPPNTLIWPRLERCWPDARYILLLRHPGAVVQSLTSRRTDPDHEAIRAEVLSYSEKLEEARQNLPVHVITYEDLTSEPEKVTQGICDYLDIPWESAMLDYGSKDHGTFRPQLGDWSSTIKSGRIQQARQADPTAELPPRLKELARAWGYSA, encoded by the coding sequence GTGCGAGACCCGCGAATGTCAGCGATCGGCAAGGGGCTGAGGCGCCGCGGCAGACTGATCGCCGAGGCGGTGAGCCCGCCGAAGAAGCCCCTGAACGCCGTTCCGGCGCCCCGGACCGAGGCCGGCGCCGAAGAGCCGAAGTACGTGGCTCCGCGTGCGCCCCGGCTGGTGGAGTCGCCGGTGTTCGTCCTCTCCTCGGTGCGTTCCGGCTCGACGCTGCTGCGGGTCATCCTCAACAGCCACAGTCAGATCCGTGCCCCGCACGAGATGCATCTGCGCACCGTTCACGTCCATCTCTCCCGCGACTTCACCGCGCCCGCCATGCAGGCGCTCGAACTCGACAAGACCGAGCTGGAGCACGTCCTCTGGGACCGGATTCTCCACCTCGAACTCAGCCGCAGCGGCAAGCGGATCATCGTCGACAAGACGCCGCCCAACACCCTCATCTGGCCGCGCCTGGAGCGATGCTGGCCGGACGCCCGCTACATCCTGCTGCTCCGCCACCCCGGCGCGGTCGTCCAGTCCCTCACCAGCCGCCGTACCGACCCCGACCACGAGGCGATCCGGGCCGAGGTCCTCTCCTACAGCGAGAAGCTGGAAGAGGCCCGCCAGAACCTGCCGGTCCATGTCATCACGTACGAGGACCTCACCTCCGAGCCGGAAAAGGTCACCCAGGGCATCTGCGACTACCTCGACATCCCCTGGGAGTCCGCCATGCTCGACTACGGCTCCAAGGACCACGGCACGTTCCGCCCCCAGCTCGGCGACTGGTCCTCCACGATCAAGTCCGGCCGCATCCAGCAGGCCCGCCAGGCCGACCCCACCGCAGAACTCCCGCCCCGCCTCAAGGAACTGGCAAGGGCATGGGGCTACTCCGCGTAA